One stretch of Halobacillus litoralis DNA includes these proteins:
- a CDS encoding glutaredoxin family protein, whose translation MSEVILYVKENCGLCEEVKDLISLFDVKVVMVDIEKDPELLEKYMLEVPVLKIGAEELDYREIDYIKLMKRLQ comes from the coding sequence ATGTCTGAAGTCATATTATATGTAAAAGAAAACTGTGGATTATGTGAAGAAGTCAAAGATCTAATATCACTGTTCGACGTCAAAGTAGTAATGGTGGATATTGAAAAAGATCCAGAACTATTAGAGAAGTATATGCTTGAGGTACCGGTGTTAAAAATCGGTGCGGAAGAGTTGGATTACCGTGAAATTGATTACATAAAACTAATGAAGCGTTTACAATGA
- a CDS encoding ubiquinone biosynthesis protein COQ4, with the protein MTNLIRYKMLSTEEVSEDRRIHLFDMQEQQKLSFNYKSLKRTPENYVGEELAHFLDKRKLKIDNGFYDKKGHAS; encoded by the coding sequence ATGACAAACCTAATCCGTTACAAAATGTTGTCGACCGAAGAGGTTTCTGAAGACAGGCGGATTCACTTGTTCGATATGCAGGAACAGCAAAAGTTATCCTTCAACTATAAGTCATTGAAGCGAACACCTGAAAATTATGTAGGTGAAGAATTAGCTCATTTCTTGGATAAGCGTAAGTTGAAAATCGATAATGGTTTTTATGATAAAAAAGGACATGCTTCCTGA